The DNA region GGGCGGCCGCGGATGGCGAAGGCCGCGTCGTGATGGCACCTGTGTTAGTGGATTACCCGCGTGCACAGCGGCGGATAGAAAAGGTTCAGGAGTACCTGCAGCGAGCGACTCCCGAGCGTGCGAGTGAGGAGCTGGAGTTGCATTTTGAGACCGAGGGTGTGGAGTCGCACGCGCAATGCGAGGCGTGGCTCAATGATGCGTTGGGGATGCGGGTGAGCGATGGCGAGCTGTCTGCGGTGGTGGCGGTGACGCGCAATGCGACCGAGGATGTGTTGCGGCGGATGCGGGCGATCGGGCTTGCCGAAGCGGTGCCGGTGATAGGATTTGGGTTGGATGTGGATGTCGCCTCTGCGATGGATGATGGGGAGATCGTGGGGACGTTTGTTTACGATCCGGGGACGCTGGAGGCGTGCCTGCGGGTAGCGCTTGACCATGCGGCCGGAGTGAAGCTTGGCGGGCCAACCAACGCGCTTGAGGACCAATTGGTTCCGCTGCGGTGGCTCGATCACCAGCGGCTTGGAAGTGCGGATGGACGCGCTATTGCCACGCCCTATCTGGAGGCTCGTTGATCGGCGTAGACCGCTAGTGGCCAATGGGGTGTGACAACATCGGCACCCACGGTTGCGTGCGCTGGGGGCGGGGTGCGTGCTATTCA from Sulfuriroseicoccus oceanibius includes:
- a CDS encoding substrate-binding domain-containing protein, which codes for MAVISLCVLVACGDRTGQGNGGDRSEGDVLVAPVGDDGVPLVVQRVAVVGDGAGDRALVGVVRAMVWKRVNERPDLEWMEYQADATADVCVVVGGDRNVIADVAQRAGAVVLVGDGLGDGAPVVARVSSDVDLAAGQTGEAIWAAADGEGRVVMAPVLVDYPRAQRRIEKVQEYLQRATPERASEELELHFETEGVESHAQCEAWLNDALGMRVSDGELSAVVAVTRNATEDVLRRMRAIGLAEAVPVIGFGLDVDVASAMDDGEIVGTFVYDPGTLEACLRVALDHAAGVKLGGPTNALEDQLVPLRWLDHQRLGSADGRAIATPYLEAR